In Candidatus Micrarchaeota archaeon, one genomic interval encodes:
- a CDS encoding MBL fold metallo-hydrolase → MIKRLCDNLYMVFTDPASSLVYILIDDDGRRCFIDAGLGRIEEPPDLCILTHNHLDHTKGASNWKNVYMHELDITSVNSYSYVPENTKPLKSIAPNDVFSFGDFTFTVLHVPGHTPGSIALYDEDKRILFSGDTWFGNGWYGRTDLGGNEDDLLRSVELLKSLDVKLLCPGHLVL, encoded by the coding sequence ATGATCAAACGGTTATGCGACAACCTTTACATGGTGTTTACGGACCCTGCAAGTTCATTAGTGTACATCCTTATCGATGACGATGGGAGGAGATGTTTCATCGATGCAGGACTCGGAAGGATAGAGGAACCGCCCGACCTGTGCATACTCACGCATAACCATCTTGACCATACGAAGGGTGCGTCTAATTGGAAAAACGTATACATGCATGAACTCGATATAACCTCTGTCAACAGTTATTCATATGTCCCCGAGAACACTAAACCTTTGAAAAGCATCGCACCGAACGACGTGTTTTCGTTCGGCGATTTTACGTTCACTGTCTTACACGTTCCCGGTCACACACCAGGAAGTATTGCACTGTACGATGAAGATAAGAGGATCCTTTTCTCCGGAGACACATGGTTCGGTAACGGATGGTACGGGAGAACCGATTTGGGCGGTAACGAAGATGACCTTTTGAGGAGTGTGGAACTTCTGAAATCTTTGGATGTGAAACTGTTGTGTCCCGGGCATTTGGTACTCTAA